The Tursiops truncatus isolate mTurTru1 chromosome 6, mTurTru1.mat.Y, whole genome shotgun sequence genome includes a window with the following:
- the PRXL2C gene encoding peroxiredoxin-like 2C isoform X1 produces the protein MQGAMAAPSVVPVTRQISGRAAPAAVPDPSGPESGQSLAAAVADLPVLDASGRRVLFGALFRERRAVVVFVRHFLCYICKEYVEDLAKIPKSFLQEANVTLIVIGQSSYHHIEPFCKLTGYSHEIYVDPEREIYKRLGMKRGEEIASSGQSPHIKSNILTGSIRSLWRAVTGPLFDFQGDPAQQGGTLILGPGNNIHFIHCDRNRLDHKPINSVLQLVGVQHVDFTSRPSVIHV, from the exons ATGCAGGGCGCGATGGCCGCCCCATCCGTGGTCCCGGTCACGCGGCAGATCAGCGGCCGCGCCGCCCCAGCCGCAGTCCCAGACCCGAGCGGCCCCGAGAGCGGGCAGTCCCTGGCCGCCGCCGTGGCCGACCTGCCGGTGCTGGACGCCTCCGGGAGGCGGGTGCTGTTCGGCGCGCTGTTCCGGGAGCGCCGGGCTGTAGTGGTCTTCGTGCGG CATTTCCTGTGTTACATCTGCAAGGAATATGTAGAAGATCTGGCCAAAATCCCCAAGAGTTTCTTACAA GAAGCAAATGTCACTCTTATAGTGATTGGACAGTCATCCTACCATCATATTGAG ccTTTCTGTAAACTGACTGGGTATTCTCATGAAATCTATGTTGATCCTGAGAGAGAAATTTATAAAAGATTGGGAATGAAAAGAGGTGAAGAAATTGCCTCCTCAG GACAGAGCCCCCATATAAAATCGAATATACTCACAGGAAGCATTCGGAGCCTGTGGCGGGCAGTGACTGGCCCTCTTTTTGATTTTCAAGGAGATCCAGCTCAGCAAGGTGGAACACTCATTTTAGGTCCAG GTAACAACATCCATTTTATACACTGTGATAGGAATAGGTTGGATCACAAGCCCATCAACTCTGTTTTACAGCTTGTAGGAGTTCAGCACGTGGACTTTACAAGCAGACCTTCAGTTATCCATGTGTGA
- the PRXL2C gene encoding peroxiredoxin-like 2C isoform X5 produces the protein MQGAMAAPSVVPVTRQISGRAAPAAVPDPSGPESGQSLAAAVADLPVLDASGRRVLFGALFRERRAVVVFVRHFLCYICKEYVEDLAKIPKSFLQEANVTLIVIGQSSYHHIEPFCKLTGYSHEIYVDPEREIYKRLGMKRGEEIASSGNNIHFIHCDRNRLDHKPINSVLQLVGVQHVDFTSRPSVIHV, from the exons ATGCAGGGCGCGATGGCCGCCCCATCCGTGGTCCCGGTCACGCGGCAGATCAGCGGCCGCGCCGCCCCAGCCGCAGTCCCAGACCCGAGCGGCCCCGAGAGCGGGCAGTCCCTGGCCGCCGCCGTGGCCGACCTGCCGGTGCTGGACGCCTCCGGGAGGCGGGTGCTGTTCGGCGCGCTGTTCCGGGAGCGCCGGGCTGTAGTGGTCTTCGTGCGG CATTTCCTGTGTTACATCTGCAAGGAATATGTAGAAGATCTGGCCAAAATCCCCAAGAGTTTCTTACAA GAAGCAAATGTCACTCTTATAGTGATTGGACAGTCATCCTACCATCATATTGAG ccTTTCTGTAAACTGACTGGGTATTCTCATGAAATCTATGTTGATCCTGAGAGAGAAATTTATAAAAGATTGGGAATGAAAAGAGGTGAAGAAATTGCCTCCTCAG GTAACAACATCCATTTTATACACTGTGATAGGAATAGGTTGGATCACAAGCCCATCAACTCTGTTTTACAGCTTGTAGGAGTTCAGCACGTGGACTTTACAAGCAGACCTTCAGTTATCCATGTGTGA
- the PRXL2C gene encoding peroxiredoxin-like 2C isoform X2 produces MQGAMAAPSVVPVTRQISGRAAPAAVPDPSGPESGQSLAAAVADLPVLDASGRRVLFGALFRERRAVVVFVRHFLCYICKEYVEDLAKIPKSFLQEANVTLIVIGQSSYHHIEPFCKLTGYSHEIYVDPEREIYKRLGMKRGEEIASSGDPAQQGGTLILGPGNNIHFIHCDRNRLDHKPINSVLQLVGVQHVDFTSRPSVIHV; encoded by the exons ATGCAGGGCGCGATGGCCGCCCCATCCGTGGTCCCGGTCACGCGGCAGATCAGCGGCCGCGCCGCCCCAGCCGCAGTCCCAGACCCGAGCGGCCCCGAGAGCGGGCAGTCCCTGGCCGCCGCCGTGGCCGACCTGCCGGTGCTGGACGCCTCCGGGAGGCGGGTGCTGTTCGGCGCGCTGTTCCGGGAGCGCCGGGCTGTAGTGGTCTTCGTGCGG CATTTCCTGTGTTACATCTGCAAGGAATATGTAGAAGATCTGGCCAAAATCCCCAAGAGTTTCTTACAA GAAGCAAATGTCACTCTTATAGTGATTGGACAGTCATCCTACCATCATATTGAG ccTTTCTGTAAACTGACTGGGTATTCTCATGAAATCTATGTTGATCCTGAGAGAGAAATTTATAAAAGATTGGGAATGAAAAGAGGTGAAGAAATTGCCTCCTCAG GAGATCCAGCTCAGCAAGGTGGAACACTCATTTTAGGTCCAG GTAACAACATCCATTTTATACACTGTGATAGGAATAGGTTGGATCACAAGCCCATCAACTCTGTTTTACAGCTTGTAGGAGTTCAGCACGTGGACTTTACAAGCAGACCTTCAGTTATCCATGTGTGA
- the PRXL2C gene encoding peroxiredoxin-like 2C isoform X3: MQGAMAAPSVVPVTRQISGRAAPAAVPDPSGPESGQSLAAAVADLPVLDASGRRVLFGALFRERRAVVVFVRHFLCYICKEYVEDLAKIPKSFLQEANVTLIVIGQSSYHHIEPFCKLTGYSHEIYVDPEREIYKRLGMKRGEEIASSGQSPHIKSNILTGSIRSLWRAVTGPLFDFQGDPAQQGGTLILGPDGLPWWRSG, translated from the exons ATGCAGGGCGCGATGGCCGCCCCATCCGTGGTCCCGGTCACGCGGCAGATCAGCGGCCGCGCCGCCCCAGCCGCAGTCCCAGACCCGAGCGGCCCCGAGAGCGGGCAGTCCCTGGCCGCCGCCGTGGCCGACCTGCCGGTGCTGGACGCCTCCGGGAGGCGGGTGCTGTTCGGCGCGCTGTTCCGGGAGCGCCGGGCTGTAGTGGTCTTCGTGCGG CATTTCCTGTGTTACATCTGCAAGGAATATGTAGAAGATCTGGCCAAAATCCCCAAGAGTTTCTTACAA GAAGCAAATGTCACTCTTATAGTGATTGGACAGTCATCCTACCATCATATTGAG ccTTTCTGTAAACTGACTGGGTATTCTCATGAAATCTATGTTGATCCTGAGAGAGAAATTTATAAAAGATTGGGAATGAAAAGAGGTGAAGAAATTGCCTCCTCAG GACAGAGCCCCCATATAAAATCGAATATACTCACAGGAAGCATTCGGAGCCTGTGGCGGGCAGTGACTGGCCCTCTTTTTGATTTTCAAGGAGATCCAGCTCAGCAAGGTGGAACACTCATTTTAGGTCCAG
- the PRXL2C gene encoding peroxiredoxin-like 2C isoform X4, with protein MQGAMAAPSVVPVTRQISGRAAPAAVPDPSGPESGQSLAAAVADLPVLDASGRRVLFGALFRERRAVVVFVRHFLCYICKEYVEDLAKIPKSFLQEANVTLIVIGQSSYHHIEPFCKLTGYSHEIYVDPEREIYKRLGMKRGEEIASSGQSPHIKSNILTGSIRSLWRAVTGPLFDFQGDPAQQGGTLILGPDSFPI; from the exons ATGCAGGGCGCGATGGCCGCCCCATCCGTGGTCCCGGTCACGCGGCAGATCAGCGGCCGCGCCGCCCCAGCCGCAGTCCCAGACCCGAGCGGCCCCGAGAGCGGGCAGTCCCTGGCCGCCGCCGTGGCCGACCTGCCGGTGCTGGACGCCTCCGGGAGGCGGGTGCTGTTCGGCGCGCTGTTCCGGGAGCGCCGGGCTGTAGTGGTCTTCGTGCGG CATTTCCTGTGTTACATCTGCAAGGAATATGTAGAAGATCTGGCCAAAATCCCCAAGAGTTTCTTACAA GAAGCAAATGTCACTCTTATAGTGATTGGACAGTCATCCTACCATCATATTGAG ccTTTCTGTAAACTGACTGGGTATTCTCATGAAATCTATGTTGATCCTGAGAGAGAAATTTATAAAAGATTGGGAATGAAAAGAGGTGAAGAAATTGCCTCCTCAG GACAGAGCCCCCATATAAAATCGAATATACTCACAGGAAGCATTCGGAGCCTGTGGCGGGCAGTGACTGGCCCTCTTTTTGATTTTCAAGGAGATCCAGCTCAGCAAGGTGGAACACTCATTTTAGGTCCAG attcttttcccatatag